From one Lineus longissimus chromosome 3, tnLinLong1.2, whole genome shotgun sequence genomic stretch:
- the LOC135484273 gene encoding G-protein coupled receptor GRL101-like: MSPNLQHIDLSFNRLENVGSFVFLELKTLKTLLLSHNQIKVLDGNSFRVNQYDVYNFITVEVVDLEHNNLSTIPENVFLQLDVKTLKVDKFSLCCAVRGKQTNCTPPPDAFSSCKDLLSDTTLQVCIWILGFMALLGNLAVLILRLIHHRDGGVENVLISNLHIADFLMGVYLLIIASVDVHHRGTFGFYTDQWSESPLCYFAGILSFISSEISVFLLVLITADRVIAVVFPFQFEKISLRQVAIILPVAWAIVVTTALIPLWNEGIFSKFYGNNGVCLPFTLGKGSNTYGLVFLTFNLVAFILIAIGYSAIYRVIIQSRKRCQQFGINKNTAREMVFVRKMVLVIVSDFLCWVPIILMKYLSVGNVVTFPQQLAAWTAVFVLPLNSSINPFLYTIAAFRTRQVAKIAKKKRKAYTAEAINVAVSNVELAKVARDGVNYNPNGLSEADSNETTTSADHKEGIFVIASTL, encoded by the coding sequence ATGAGTCCAAACCTTCAACACATAGACCTCAGCTTCAATAGATTGGAGAACGTTGGTTCCTTTGTATTCCTAGAATTAAAGACATTGAAGACATTATTACTATCCCACAACCAAATCAAAGTCCTTGATGGAAACAGTTTTAGAGTAAACCAATACGATGTAtataattttatcacagtagAGGTGGTGGACCTGGAACATAACAACCTTTCAACCATCCCAGAGAATGTATTCCTACAACTTGATGTCAAAACACTAAAGGTTGATAAATTTTCTTTGTGCTGTGCAGTAAGAGGGAAACAGACAAATTGCACACCACCGCCCGATGCCTTCTCCTCGTGCAAGGACTTGTTGAGCGACACAACTTTACAAGTATGCATCTGGATTTTAGGCTTCATGGCCCTCCTCGGCAACCTGGCAGTTCTCATCTTGAGGCTGATCCACCACAGAGATGGCGGCGTCGAGAATGTCCTCATCTCCAATCTACATATCGCCGACTTCCTCATGGGTGTTTACCTTCTGATCATTGCCTCAGTCGACGTCCATCACAGAGGGACATTTGGCTTTTATACCGATCAATGGAGCGAAAGCCCTCTTTGCTATTTCGCCGGCATTCTCAGTTTCATATCGAGCGAGATCTCCGTTTTTCTTTTGGTGTTGATCACGGCCGATCGAGTCATCGCTGTGGTTTTTCCCTTTCAATTCGAGAAAATCAGTCTGCGGCAAGTTGCTATCATTCTCCCTGTAGCATGGGCCATTGTTGTCACTACAGCTCTAATACCTTTATGGAACGAGGGCATATTCTCCAAATTCTATGGCAACAATGGCGTCTGTCTGCCATTCACTCTTGGGAAGGGGAGTAATACATACGGACTTGTCTTTCTCACATTCAATCTCGTCGCTTTTATCTTAATCGCAATCGGCTACTCTGCGATTTACCGCGTCATTATACAGTCAAGGAAACGCTGTCAGCAGTTTGgtatcaataaaaacactgcGAGAGAAATGGTTTTCGTCAGGAAAATGGTTCTGGTCATTGTCTCCGACTTCCTATGTTGGGTACCGATCATCTTAATGAAGTACTTATctgttggaaatgttgttaCTTTTCCACAACAACTCGCAGCCTGGACGGCCGTCTTCGTTTTACCTCTGAATTCGTCAATTAATCCGTTTCTCTACACGATAGCCGCCTTTCGAACTAGACAGGTCGCAAAAATCGCCAAGAAAAAAAGGAAGGCATACACTGCGGAAGCAATCAATGTGGCAGTATCAAATGTTGAGCTTGCCAAGGTGGCAAGGGATGGCGTCAACTACAACCCTAACGGGCTGAGTGAGGCGGATTCAAATGAGACCACAACGTCTGCTGATCACAAGGAAGGGATATTCGTTATTGCTTCCACATTGTAA